The Nitrospirota bacterium genome includes a region encoding these proteins:
- a CDS encoding HD domain-containing protein, producing MEPVKIIEKYYDKLSKAYNILICHSKMVTTKALRVAERVRHLNPDFSFIYEAAMIHDIGIFLTNAPQLGCHGNKPYICHGYLGRELIEKEGFPIHALVCERHVGVGISIEDIEKKYLPLPKRDMIPVSLEEQIICFADKFFSKNADILYKEKTVVMIKKSIAKFGDEKLKQFNNWLEIFGG from the coding sequence ATGGAGCCAGTAAAAATAATCGAAAAATACTATGACAAACTTTCGAAAGCATACAATATTTTGATTTGTCACAGTAAAATGGTTACAACAAAAGCCTTAAGAGTTGCTGAAAGGGTTCGCCATCTGAATCCTGATTTTTCTTTTATTTATGAGGCAGCGATGATCCACGATATCGGAATTTTTTTGACAAATGCCCCGCAGTTAGGATGTCATGGCAATAAACCATATATATGTCACGGATATTTAGGCAGAGAACTTATTGAAAAAGAGGGATTTCCTATTCATGCCCTTGTTTGTGAAAGACATGTTGGCGTGGGGATTTCTATTGAAGATATTGAAAAAAAATATTTACCCCTTCCTAAAAGAGACATGATTCCTGTATCCCTTGAAGAACAGATTATCTGCTTTGCTGACAAATTTTTCTCCAAAAACGCTGATATTTTATATAAAGAAAAAACAGTCGTAATGATAAAAAAATCCATTGCAAAGTTTGGTGATGAGAAACTGAAACAGTTTAACAACTGGCTGGAGATATTCGGCGGTTAA
- the truA gene encoding tRNA pseudouridine(38-40) synthase TruA, giving the protein MFLVMRKIKLLIEYDGTSYQGWQIQKKGETIQGIIENRVLMITGESSRVIGASRTDAGVHALGQIAVFRTRSELKPEIIKKALNAVLPHDIRILDASIVEDSFHPRKNAVKKSYFFIISNQRESSAFLYKYVWMVQQSLDLKKMEIAAQEIVGKHDFSSFMGTGSSIKNPIREIFSLGIYKLEKIDFLTMSFRGNFMKIRIEADGFLRHMVRNIVGTIVEIGKGRISEKSMKEILAMGNRKFAGPTAPPNGLFLEKIIY; this is encoded by the coding sequence ATATTCTTAGTCATGAGAAAAATAAAGCTTCTTATCGAATATGATGGCACATCATATCAGGGATGGCAGATTCAAAAAAAGGGGGAGACGATACAGGGCATTATTGAGAACAGAGTATTAATGATTACAGGTGAATCATCAAGAGTTATCGGAGCGAGTAGAACAGATGCTGGGGTGCATGCACTCGGGCAGATCGCAGTGTTCAGGACAAGGTCTGAGCTTAAACCAGAGATAATAAAGAAAGCCTTGAATGCAGTTCTCCCTCATGATATAAGGATTCTCGATGCATCAATTGTTGAAGATTCGTTTCATCCACGAAAAAATGCAGTTAAGAAAAGTTATTTTTTTATTATTTCAAACCAGAGAGAATCTTCGGCTTTCCTTTATAAATATGTATGGATGGTTCAGCAATCTCTTGATTTAAAAAAGATGGAGATAGCTGCTCAAGAAATTGTTGGAAAACACGATTTTTCATCTTTTATGGGGACTGGTAGCAGCATAAAAAATCCTATAAGAGAAATATTCTCTTTAGGCATATATAAACTTGAGAAAATTGATTTCCTGACCATGTCTTTTAGAGGTAATTTTATGAAGATAAGAATTGAGGCAGATGGTTTCCTTAGACACATGGTCAGGAATATTGTAGGAACAATTGTTGAGATAGGTAAAGGTAGGATTTCAGAAAAAAGTATGAAGGAAATTCTTGCAATGGGTAACAGGAAATTTGCAGGGCCAACAGCCCCTCCAAATGGACTTTTTTTAGAAAAGATTATCTATTAA
- a CDS encoding PAS domain-containing protein — protein sequence MKDYLTRKFAYSPLQLLITAIFLLFVVEAFIMFFFNLIPPLPLALEVIIDASILTLISSLILYFSLYRPMNLHIKERYIAEEKTNLAYQELNQVFQVAADGIRIIDRNFNVLRMNDTFATLAGIDKNEAISKKCYEMFPGSICNTEMCSLKRILNGEDRIEFESIRERNDGTLIPCIITATSFRNPDGKLIGIVEDFKDITDRIQSEKFLREKEEKLDAMLRSIGDHMSMLDRDLNIIWANDIAKKIFGDDIIGKKCYTAYHKRDKPCEPYPCLTLKAFADGKVHEHETTVIDQNGNIRNYHCTANVALRDKDGNPTTVIEVSKDITERKKAEEALRISEEEKKIILDSMSERLSYRDLDMKIIWANRSFIKSSGLSTDEVIGRHCYEILHKRSEPCSECPIHTKIIQTGESQEAEQKTADGKIWSVRGHPVKDISGNIIGTLEISSDITERKKAERKIDQLKKQIEFILGATKTGLDIIDSEFNIIYIDPEWQKIYGDYKGRKCYEYFMDRKDVCPNCGIPKAFKTKAITITEEILVKEGNRPIQVITMPFQDEEGRWMVAEVNVDISERKKLEEERLRSQKLESLGILAGGIAHDFNNILTAIVGNITFAKILLNEDNEVSKALAMAEKASKRAKDLTQQLLTFSRGGEPIKKPISISELLKDTALFVLSGSSVKCEFFIDDNLLPVEADEGQISQVINNLLINAMQSMPQGGTIRVYAQNVTIKEEEISSLKEGKYVKIIIQDEGHGISEDYITKIFDPYFTTKQKGSGLGLTTAFYIIKKHDGDIDVSSKLGVGSTFTIYLPTSEKSNLITKEKMETPTTGKGKILVMDDEEILREFTSRILTRIGYEVETVSDGTEAIELYKKAKDSGKPFDVVLLDLTIPGGMGGKETIRKLLEIDPHIKAIVSSGYSNDPIMSRYKEFGFKNIVSKPYTMSELSKALQDVLKKNF from the coding sequence ATGAAAGATTATTTAACACGGAAATTTGCTTATTCACCGCTTCAGTTGTTGATAACTGCTATATTTTTATTATTTGTTGTCGAAGCTTTTATCATGTTTTTCTTTAATCTTATACCACCATTGCCATTAGCACTTGAAGTAATAATTGATGCCTCTATCCTGACCTTAATAAGTTCGTTAATCCTTTATTTTTCTCTCTATCGGCCTATGAATCTACATATTAAGGAACGTTATATAGCTGAGGAAAAAACAAATTTAGCTTATCAGGAACTGAATCAGGTATTCCAGGTAGCAGCAGATGGCATTCGTATTATTGACAGAAACTTTAATGTGCTCAGGATGAATGACACATTTGCTACCCTCGCCGGAATTGATAAAAATGAAGCGATAAGTAAAAAATGTTATGAAATGTTTCCTGGTTCCATCTGTAATACAGAAATGTGTTCTTTGAAACGTATCCTCAATGGTGAAGATCGGATTGAATTTGAATCAATCAGAGAACGTAATGACGGCACATTAATTCCATGTATTATTACAGCAACTTCTTTTAGAAACCCTGATGGAAAGCTTATTGGTATTGTCGAGGATTTTAAAGATATTACAGATAGAATACAGTCAGAAAAATTCCTAAGAGAAAAAGAAGAAAAACTCGATGCCATGTTGAGGTCTATTGGTGATCACATGAGCATGCTCGATAGAGATTTAAATATTATATGGGCTAATGATATTGCAAAAAAAATCTTCGGGGATGACATAATTGGGAAAAAGTGTTATACAGCATATCATAAAAGGGATAAACCCTGTGAACCCTATCCATGCCTCACTCTGAAAGCTTTTGCTGATGGAAAAGTGCATGAACATGAAACCACAGTAATAGATCAAAACGGAAATATTCGTAACTACCATTGCACTGCAAATGTAGCTTTACGTGATAAAGATGGCAATCCAACAACAGTGATTGAAGTTTCAAAAGATATTACAGAAAGAAAAAAAGCTGAGGAGGCACTGAGAATATCAGAAGAAGAAAAGAAAATTATCTTAGACTCTATGTCAGAACGATTAAGCTATCGTGACCTTGATATGAAGATTATTTGGGCAAATAGGTCTTTTATCAAATCTTCTGGATTATCCACTGACGAAGTAATAGGGCGCCATTGTTATGAGATTCTGCATAAACGAAGTGAACCCTGCTCTGAGTGTCCTATTCATACCAAAATAATCCAAACCGGAGAATCTCAGGAAGCAGAACAAAAAACAGCTGACGGTAAAATCTGGTCTGTAAGAGGACATCCTGTAAAGGATATCTCGGGAAATATTATAGGCACATTAGAAATAAGTTCTGATATTACAGAACGAAAAAAGGCAGAGAGGAAAATTGACCAGCTTAAAAAACAAATAGAATTTATCCTTGGAGCTACTAAAACAGGACTCGATATCATTGATTCTGAGTTCAATATTATTTATATAGATCCTGAGTGGCAAAAGATATATGGTGATTATAAGGGCAGGAAATGTTACGAGTATTTTATGGATCGCAAAGACGTTTGCCCTAACTGTGGAATTCCCAAGGCTTTTAAAACAAAGGCTATAACCATTACCGAGGAAATTTTAGTAAAAGAGGGTAATAGACCAATACAGGTGATTACAATGCCTTTTCAGGATGAGGAGGGTAGATGGATGGTTGCTGAGGTCAATGTTGATATCTCTGAACGCAAAAAATTGGAAGAAGAACGTCTCCGTAGTCAGAAACTCGAGTCACTGGGTATATTAGCAGGTGGGATCGCACATGATTTTAATAATATCTTAACAGCTATAGTCGGCAATATAACATTTGCAAAAATACTTCTAAATGAAGATAATGAAGTGTCCAAAGCCCTTGCAATGGCTGAAAAAGCATCAAAGCGGGCAAAGGATTTAACACAACAATTACTCACTTTTTCGCGAGGGGGGGAACCGATCAAAAAGCCCATTTCCATCTCCGAGCTTTTGAAGGATACTGCCCTTTTTGTATTAAGTGGTTCTTCTGTAAAATGTGAATTTTTCATTGATGATAATCTTCTCCCTGTTGAGGCTGACGAGGGACAGATAAGTCAGGTAATAAATAATCTATTAATTAATGCAATGCAATCAATGCCACAGGGAGGAACAATTAGAGTTTATGCTCAAAATGTCACAATAAAAGAGGAAGAAATATCATCCCTGAAAGAGGGAAAATATGTAAAAATAATAATACAGGATGAAGGCCATGGCATATCAGAAGATTATATTACAAAAATTTTTGATCCTTATTTCACAACTAAACAGAAGGGAAGCGGATTAGGACTTACTACAGCTTTTTATATAATTAAAAAGCATGATGGAGACATAGATGTAAGCTCAAAACTTGGAGTCGGTTCAACCTTCACAATATATCTACCGACTTCAGAAAAATCTAATCTTATAACAAAAGAAAAGATGGAAACGCCCACTACTGGTAAAGGAAAAATTCTTGTTATGGATGATGAAGAAATACTCAGAGAATTCACCTCTCGCATACTGACCCGTATAGGTTATGAGGTTGAAACAGTAAGTGATGGCACCGAAGCAATTGAACTCTATAAAAAGGCAAAGGATTCAGGAAAACCCTTTGATGTTGTTTTACTTGATCTAACTATACCTGGAGGCATGGGAGGTAAAGAAACAATAAGGAAACTTCTTGAAATTGATCCTCATATTAAAGCTATTGTCTCCAGTGGTTATTCAAACGACCCTATTATGTCCAGATATAAAGAATTCGGGTTTAAAAACATCGTCTCAAAACCCTATACAATGAGTGAACTCAGTAAAGCTCTGCAAGATGTTCTCAAAAAAAACTTCTGA
- the hisD gene encoding histidinol dehydrogenase → MRKIKKAKELKAFLRILSERASGVNKEIEQKVKTILDDVKINGDNAVLKYTKAFDSPHIKTIKLSFNEISKSAFEADTRVVNALKLSAKRIRAFHEKQMEKSWSFSEGKTILGQIIRPIERVGIYIPGGRASYPSSVLMNVIPAQVAGVKEIAICVPAPGGEINPHVMAAIKLLGIKEVYRIGGAQAIGAMAYGTKTIRKVDKIVGPGNIYVATAKKLVFGEVDIDMIAGPSEILIIADKSANPAFIAADLLSQAEHDEHASSILITYSEKLADAVNAEIISQLNALKRKDIAKKSLEMYGAIIITKNINEALNLSNSIAPEHLEIMTAKPERVLPMVRNAGAIFLGNWTPEALGDYSAGPNHTLPTGGSSRFFSPLGVYDFIKRTSLLRFSKKAFKNLSETVKTIAEAEGLEAHWKSIWIREFF, encoded by the coding sequence ATGAGAAAAATAAAAAAAGCAAAAGAGCTTAAAGCTTTCCTTAGGATTCTCAGCGAACGTGCATCTGGTGTGAATAAGGAAATCGAGCAAAAAGTAAAAACTATACTCGATGATGTAAAGATAAATGGGGATAACGCTGTTTTAAAATACACAAAAGCTTTCGATTCACCGCATATCAAAACAATAAAACTTTCTTTTAATGAAATATCGAAATCTGCCTTTGAAGCAGATACACGTGTAGTAAATGCTCTTAAACTATCTGCAAAAAGGATACGTGCATTTCATGAAAAACAGATGGAAAAATCGTGGTCGTTTTCTGAAGGGAAAACCATACTCGGGCAAATAATCAGACCAATAGAGAGAGTGGGGATATATATACCAGGTGGCAGAGCATCTTATCCATCTTCTGTTCTGATGAATGTTATACCTGCTCAGGTTGCAGGAGTGAAGGAAATAGCCATCTGTGTTCCAGCTCCTGGAGGAGAGATAAATCCTCATGTTATGGCTGCTATAAAATTACTCGGTATAAAAGAAGTTTACAGAATAGGCGGGGCACAGGCAATAGGCGCTATGGCTTACGGGACAAAAACGATCAGAAAAGTTGACAAGATTGTAGGTCCGGGAAATATTTATGTTGCAACAGCAAAGAAATTGGTCTTCGGCGAAGTTGATATCGATATGATTGCAGGACCAAGTGAAATTCTTATAATCGCTGATAAATCTGCAAACCCGGCATTTATTGCAGCTGACCTTCTCAGTCAGGCAGAACATGATGAACATGCATCATCCATTCTAATAACTTATTCTGAAAAACTTGCAGACGCTGTTAATGCAGAAATTATATCACAATTGAATGCCTTAAAAAGAAAAGATATTGCAAAAAAGTCTCTTGAGATGTATGGAGCTATTATAATTACAAAAAACATAAATGAAGCTTTAAATCTATCTAATTCTATCGCTCCCGAACATCTTGAAATAATGACAGCAAAACCTGAGAGAGTTCTTCCCATGGTAAGAAATGCTGGAGCGATATTCCTCGGCAATTGGACTCCTGAGGCATTAGGGGATTATTCTGCAGGCCCTAATCACACCCTTCCTACTGGTGGTTCATCACGATTTTTCTCACCACTTGGAGTATACGATTTTATAAAACGAACAAGTCTACTCAGGTTTTCAAAAAAGGCATTTAAAAATCTATCAGAAACAGTCAAGACAATAGCTGAAGCAGAAGGCTTGGAGGCACACTGGAAAAGCATATGGATAAGAGAGTTTTTTTAA